One window of the Thermodesulfomicrobium sp. WS genome contains the following:
- a CDS encoding macro domain-containing protein, which translates to MQIVFGDLIALALQGAFDVIVHGCNCMCMMEAGIAKAIRDTFPEAYLADSRTISGDRKKLGSISTATVHTRHGELTIVNAYTQYHWYGDGPLVDYDAVASAFRQIKKRFSGKRIGYPKIGAGFGGGDWERIAAIIDRELAGEDHTLVIFRHDTTIKEQP; encoded by the coding sequence ATGCAGATCGTCTTCGGAGACCTCATCGCCTTGGCCCTGCAAGGGGCCTTTGACGTCATCGTCCACGGCTGCAATTGCATGTGCATGATGGAAGCAGGCATCGCCAAGGCCATCCGCGACACGTTCCCTGAGGCCTATCTCGCTGACAGCCGCACCATCAGCGGAGACCGCAAAAAGCTCGGCTCCATTTCCACGGCTACAGTGCACACCCGCCATGGAGAACTGACCATCGTCAACGCCTATACCCAATACCATTGGTACGGCGACGGTCCCCTTGTGGACTACGACGCCGTGGCCAGCGCTTTTCGGCAGATCAAAAAACGCTTCTCGGGCAAACGCATTGGATACCCGAAGATCGGCGCCGGCTTCGGCGGCGGCGATTGGGAACGCATCGCCGCCATCATCGACCGGGAACTGGCAGGTGAAGACCACACCCTCGTGATCTTCCGCCACGACACCACCATCAAGGAGCAGCCATGA
- a CDS encoding PilZ domain-containing protein produces the protein MHEQDVVESLVRVDGTEGDELLFWAEEEPVDAVRSTYRVPLDAQEAWLRLGEQSWPVLDISRWGLGIALEDGALLEPGMVLEGARLEVDGRTLAVDVEVVHVSADVGEHLRCGLAVVRAAEEFGSFVEEFVTRRKARIVGEAHA, from the coding sequence ATGCACGAGCAGGATGTGGTGGAATCCTTGGTGAGGGTGGACGGAACCGAAGGCGACGAGCTGCTTTTTTGGGCTGAAGAGGAGCCGGTGGATGCCGTGCGCAGCACCTACCGCGTCCCTCTCGATGCGCAGGAGGCATGGCTGCGGTTGGGCGAGCAGTCCTGGCCGGTGCTCGATATTTCTCGCTGGGGGCTCGGGATTGCTCTCGAGGATGGGGCTCTCTTGGAGCCGGGCATGGTGCTCGAAGGGGCGCGGCTTGAAGTGGATGGGCGCACCCTGGCTGTGGATGTGGAGGTGGTGCACGTATCCGCGGACGTTGGGGAGCATTTGCGCTGCGGTCTTGCCGTGGTCCGGGCGGCCGAGGAGTTCGGGTCCTTTGTGGAGGAGTTCGTCACTCGGCGCAAGGCCCGGATCGTGGGGGAGGCGCACGCATGA
- the gcvPA gene encoding aminomethyl-transferring glycine dehydrogenase subunit GcvPA: MPYIAHTPEDQQAMLAAIGAASIEALFADIPASLRSPELDLPAGKSEDHVLRHLAQLAAKNSTDLISFLGAGFYDHAIPAAVDALAGRSEFVTAYTPYQAEASQGILQAIFEYQTAMARLMDMEVANASLYDGGTALYEAIMMAVRHTKRTRIVISECVNPIYRVMLKSYTTNLHLELVTIPQQEGVADLGALSAAINDATAAVIVQNPNFFGTVHDYTDLCATARKHGAVSILSVYPILQSVLRTPGAMGADVAVAEGQSLGLPLSFGGPYLGIMTCRKALVRQMPGRVVGRTVDANGKSGFVLTLQAREQHIRRDKATSNICSNQALCALRALIYVCLLGPEGLRRTAQISMERAHYASRRLEALPGVRIYNQGPFGNEFTVELPVRAYAIIDTLLAKNIVPGFPLGRYYPGLENHLLVACTEKTSRQDIGILAEYIGGAL; encoded by the coding sequence ATGCCATACATTGCGCACACGCCGGAAGATCAGCAGGCCATGCTGGCGGCTATCGGCGCCGCTTCCATCGAAGCGCTCTTCGCCGATATCCCCGCGTCCCTGCGGTCCCCGGAACTGGATTTGCCCGCAGGAAAAAGTGAAGACCATGTCCTGCGCCACCTGGCCCAGCTGGCGGCTAAAAACAGCACCGACCTGATCTCCTTCTTGGGAGCAGGTTTCTACGATCACGCCATCCCAGCGGCAGTGGACGCCCTGGCGGGCAGGAGCGAGTTCGTCACCGCCTACACCCCCTACCAGGCCGAGGCATCCCAGGGCATCCTCCAGGCCATCTTCGAATACCAGACCGCCATGGCCCGGCTCATGGACATGGAAGTGGCCAATGCCTCCCTCTACGACGGCGGCACCGCCCTCTACGAGGCCATCATGATGGCCGTGCGCCACACCAAGCGCACCCGCATCGTCATCTCCGAGTGCGTCAACCCCATCTACCGGGTGATGCTCAAAAGCTACACCACCAACCTGCATCTGGAGCTCGTCACGATCCCGCAGCAGGAAGGGGTGGCGGACTTGGGGGCCCTGAGCGCAGCCATCAACGACGCCACCGCCGCGGTCATCGTCCAAAACCCCAACTTCTTCGGCACCGTCCACGACTATACCGACCTCTGCGCCACTGCCCGCAAGCACGGCGCGGTGTCCATACTCTCCGTCTATCCCATTCTCCAAAGCGTGCTGCGCACCCCCGGGGCCATGGGGGCGGACGTGGCCGTGGCCGAGGGTCAGAGCCTGGGGCTGCCGCTTTCCTTCGGCGGGCCGTATTTGGGGATCATGACCTGCCGCAAGGCATTGGTGCGCCAGATGCCCGGCCGGGTGGTGGGCCGCACGGTGGATGCCAACGGCAAGAGCGGGTTCGTGCTCACCTTGCAAGCGCGCGAGCAGCACATCCGCCGCGACAAGGCCACCTCCAACATCTGTTCCAACCAGGCCCTGTGCGCCCTGCGCGCCCTGATCTACGTCTGCCTTCTGGGGCCGGAAGGGCTGCGGCGTACCGCCCAAATCTCCATGGAGCGCGCCCATTACGCATCCCGGCGCCTGGAGGCCCTGCCTGGAGTGCGCATCTACAACCAAGGTCCCTTTGGCAACGAATTCACCGTCGAGCTGCCGGTGCGGGCCTACGCCATCATCGATACCCTCCTCGCCAAGAACATCGTTCCGGGATTTCCCCTGGGCCGCTACTACCCGGGCCTGGAGAACCATCTGCTGGTGGCGTGTACGGAAAAGACTTCGCGTCAGGACATCGGTATCCTGGCCGAATACATCGGAGGTGCCTTGTGA
- the gcvPB gene encoding aminomethyl-transferring glycine dehydrogenase subunit GcvPB produces the protein MKTVFAKSRPGRTGVWPPAPKTEPAALLDPSLLRDSAPALPELSELDTVRHFTELSRLNFSVDGNFYPLGSCTMKYNPKFTEVAASHPGFTSLHPLVPQLRGAGHLTQGALEVLYETERFLCAITGMHAFTLQPLAGAHGELTGVMLMAAYHRDKGNTKTKIIVPDSAHGTNPASAAIAGYQVVSIPSHDGIIDPAELEKVLDDEVAGLMMTCPNTLGLFERNLPRIVELVHSVDGLLYYDGANLNAIMGKMRVGDAGFDVVHVNLHKTFATPHGGGGPGAGPVGVSQRLEPYLPISRVVKLDDGQYSLNYDYPKSIGYIAPFYGNFGVILKAYAYMLRLGREGIVRVSENAVLAANYLRARLRGHLEIPYDRTCMHEFVASAAELAASCGVRALDIAKALLDRGHYAPTIYFPLIVKECLMIEPTETESKETLDRFVDDLVDILRQARENPDALHAAPTRLPITRLDEVRAARAMELTDDAGLAAHDPICPESA, from the coding sequence GTGAAGACCGTTTTCGCCAAATCCCGTCCCGGCCGCACTGGGGTCTGGCCGCCGGCTCCCAAGACCGAGCCTGCGGCCCTGCTGGATCCTTCCCTGCTGCGCGACAGCGCCCCAGCGCTGCCGGAACTCTCGGAACTGGACACGGTCCGCCATTTCACGGAGCTCTCCCGGCTGAATTTCAGTGTGGATGGCAATTTCTACCCCTTGGGGTCGTGCACCATGAAGTACAACCCCAAGTTCACCGAAGTGGCCGCCAGTCATCCGGGGTTTACCTCCTTGCATCCCCTGGTGCCGCAGCTGCGCGGGGCCGGGCACCTCACCCAGGGGGCGCTGGAGGTCCTCTACGAGACGGAACGCTTCCTCTGCGCCATCACCGGCATGCACGCCTTCACCCTGCAGCCCCTGGCCGGGGCCCACGGGGAACTCACCGGCGTCATGCTCATGGCCGCCTACCACCGCGACAAAGGCAACACCAAGACCAAGATCATCGTCCCGGACTCGGCCCACGGCACCAACCCCGCTTCCGCGGCCATTGCCGGCTATCAGGTGGTGTCCATCCCTTCCCATGACGGCATCATCGACCCTGCGGAGCTGGAGAAGGTCCTGGACGACGAAGTGGCGGGGCTCATGATGACCTGCCCCAATACCCTGGGGCTTTTCGAGCGCAATTTGCCGCGCATCGTGGAGCTCGTCCACAGCGTGGATGGCCTCCTCTACTACGACGGCGCCAACCTCAACGCCATCATGGGCAAGATGCGGGTGGGCGATGCCGGTTTCGACGTGGTGCACGTGAACCTCCACAAGACCTTCGCCACTCCCCACGGCGGCGGCGGTCCGGGGGCCGGCCCGGTGGGGGTCAGCCAGCGTCTCGAGCCGTATCTGCCCATCTCGCGGGTGGTGAAGCTCGACGACGGCCAATACTCCCTCAACTACGACTACCCCAAATCCATTGGCTACATCGCGCCCTTCTACGGCAACTTCGGGGTCATCCTCAAAGCCTACGCCTACATGCTGCGTCTGGGCCGCGAGGGAATCGTTCGGGTATCGGAAAATGCGGTGCTGGCGGCCAACTATCTCCGCGCCCGGTTGCGGGGGCACCTGGAAATTCCTTATGACCGCACCTGTATGCACGAATTCGTGGCCTCGGCGGCGGAGCTGGCCGCCTCCTGTGGGGTGCGAGCCCTGGACATCGCCAAGGCGCTGCTCGACCGCGGCCACTACGCGCCTACCATCTACTTCCCGCTCATCGTCAAAGAATGCCTCATGATCGAGCCCACCGAGACCGAGAGCAAGGAAACCCTGGACCGCTTCGTGGACGACCTGGTGGACATCCTGCGCCAAGCCCGGGAAAACCCGGACGCCCTCCACGCGGCGCCCACGCGGCTTCCCATCACGCGTCTTGATGAGGTGCGGGCCGCCCGGGCCATGGAACTCACCGACGATGCGGGTCTGGCGGCGCACGACCCTATCTGCCCCGAATCCGCGTAA
- a CDS encoding glycosyltransferase, with product MTDWGVRRILVVLPLYGGSLPVGRAVARALAGLGHVVETFEAPLFYPTFQNLRALRVGPEAVDALENGFLQLVSQAVLAQVERFSPDLVLAMAQAPLSRQALRRLARDGVPTAMWFVEDYAVFTYWQAFAPLYDFFFTIQKEPFLERLAEVGQKRASYLPLAADPEIHRPVPLTPVERRTYGSDVSFVGAGYPNRRLAFRAFADMDFRIWGSDWDGEEILAPYVQRGGARIETEEAVKIFCATRVNLNLHSSVRPAVTVGDGDFVNPRTFEIAACGAFQVVDRRALLAELFADQELAVVDHLDAMVEATRYFLAHEEERTAMAARARARVLAEHTYPQRMETLLAVVGAALGWRKAEAHPSFVEPDLAAEVTALARNLGLRDDASFEDVVAAVRAREGTLSAVETAVLFLDEWRKQYRRKGAA from the coding sequence ATGACTGATTGGGGGGTGCGCCGGATCCTGGTGGTGCTGCCGCTTTACGGCGGCTCGCTTCCCGTGGGCCGCGCTGTGGCCCGGGCCTTGGCGGGGCTGGGGCACGTGGTGGAGACCTTTGAGGCGCCGCTTTTCTATCCCACTTTTCAAAATCTGCGGGCGCTGCGTGTGGGCCCGGAGGCGGTGGACGCCCTGGAGAACGGATTTTTGCAGCTCGTCTCCCAGGCGGTGCTTGCCCAGGTGGAGCGCTTTTCGCCGGACCTGGTGCTGGCCATGGCGCAGGCACCGCTTTCCCGGCAGGCCTTGCGGCGCCTTGCCCGAGACGGGGTCCCGACGGCCATGTGGTTCGTGGAGGACTATGCCGTCTTTACCTATTGGCAGGCCTTTGCCCCGCTCTATGACTTTTTTTTCACCATCCAGAAGGAGCCGTTTCTGGAACGGCTGGCCGAAGTCGGCCAGAAGCGGGCCTCCTATCTCCCCTTGGCCGCGGATCCCGAAATCCATCGGCCAGTGCCACTCACCCCGGTGGAGCGGCGTACCTACGGCAGTGATGTCTCCTTCGTCGGCGCGGGGTATCCCAACCGGCGGCTGGCCTTTCGGGCCTTTGCGGACATGGATTTTCGCATTTGGGGCAGCGACTGGGACGGTGAGGAGATCCTGGCCCCGTACGTGCAGCGCGGTGGAGCGCGCATCGAGACCGAAGAGGCGGTGAAGATCTTCTGCGCTACCCGCGTCAATCTCAACCTGCACTCCAGCGTGCGGCCTGCGGTGACCGTGGGGGATGGCGATTTCGTCAATCCGCGCACCTTTGAGATCGCCGCCTGTGGGGCCTTTCAGGTGGTGGACCGACGAGCGCTCTTGGCCGAGCTTTTTGCCGATCAGGAGCTGGCGGTGGTGGACCATCTGGATGCCATGGTGGAGGCAACCCGGTATTTTCTCGCCCACGAAGAGGAGCGCACCGCCATGGCGGCGCGGGCCAGGGCGCGCGTGCTTGCCGAACACACCTACCCACAGCGCATGGAAACGCTCCTTGCTGTGGTGGGCGCGGCCTTGGGGTGGCGCAAGGCGGAGGCACACCCTTCCTTTGTGGAGCCGGATTTGGCGGCCGAGGTGACTGCCCTTGCCAGAAACCTAGGTTTGCGGGATGATGCCTCTTTCGAGGACGTGGTGGCCGCGGTTCGGGCCCGCGAGGGGACCCTCTCGGCCGTGGAGACCGCGGTGCTTTTTTTGGATGAATGGCGCAAACAGTATCGCCGCAAGGGCGCGGCGTAA
- a CDS encoding HAMP domain-containing sensor histidine kinase, with amino-acid sequence MRPRTHFLPAERMRPDLLLLWREILPRYRDLRLLYLLETPWAIVTHTRQILRASPSFLAFGAANAEDAIVGKRPGEFLACVHSAGPLGCGTTEACRQCGAAQALAQALHQGTPAHITTAFLRRAEGRIQAINAQVTVAPFHVGFTSFALFSLLPTNEATEHQVLERVFFHDLLNGMNALVGALTLLTEQHTGEMDEFLSMVLERAWSMVREIQAYKTLHAAERGTFSVALDPVDLAALCRQLVAIHRPHPLAKDKHLAIQAPAALPMVSDPQLITRIVENLLKNALEASSEGTTVTITVAPEGAFARIAVHNPGVIPAEVQARIFQRGHSTKGTGRGFGTYGIRLFVENYLAGSVHFTSTPTEGTTFTVRLPLRHPLAGPERLDTQG; translated from the coding sequence ATGCGCCCACGGACCCACTTCCTTCCAGCAGAGCGCATGCGGCCGGATCTCCTGCTTTTGTGGCGGGAGATCCTGCCGCGCTACCGGGACCTCCGGCTCCTCTATCTCCTCGAAACACCGTGGGCCATCGTCACCCACACCCGGCAAATTCTCCGGGCGAGCCCAAGCTTTCTCGCTTTTGGCGCTGCCAACGCCGAAGACGCCATCGTGGGCAAACGCCCAGGAGAATTCCTGGCCTGTGTCCATTCCGCCGGCCCCTTAGGCTGCGGCACCACCGAAGCCTGCCGCCAATGTGGCGCGGCCCAGGCCCTGGCCCAGGCCTTGCACCAAGGCACGCCTGCGCACATCACGACGGCCTTTCTCCGCCGCGCCGAAGGGCGCATCCAGGCCATCAACGCGCAAGTCACCGTGGCCCCCTTTCACGTGGGCTTTACCTCCTTTGCCCTCTTCTCCCTGCTGCCCACCAACGAGGCCACCGAGCATCAAGTCCTCGAGCGGGTCTTTTTCCACGACCTGCTCAACGGCATGAACGCCTTGGTGGGCGCGCTCACCCTGCTCACCGAGCAGCACACCGGAGAAATGGACGAATTTCTCTCCATGGTCCTGGAGCGCGCCTGGAGCATGGTGCGGGAAATCCAGGCCTACAAGACCCTGCACGCTGCAGAGCGCGGCACGTTTTCCGTTGCTCTCGATCCCGTGGATCTGGCGGCCTTGTGTCGGCAACTGGTGGCCATCCACCGTCCCCATCCCCTGGCGAAAGACAAACACCTCGCCATCCAGGCCCCAGCAGCCCTGCCCATGGTCTCGGACCCGCAGCTCATCACCCGCATCGTGGAAAACCTGCTCAAAAACGCCTTGGAGGCCAGCAGCGAAGGGACAACCGTCACCATCACCGTCGCTCCAGAAGGGGCGTTCGCCCGCATCGCGGTCCACAATCCTGGAGTCATCCCCGCCGAGGTGCAAGCCCGCATCTTTCAGCGCGGCCATTCCACCAAAGGCACCGGCCGCGGCTTCGGCACCTATGGCATACGCCTTTTCGTGGAAAACTACCTGGCTGGCAGCGTGCACTTCACCTCCACACCCACGGAAGGCACCACCTTCACCGTGCGCCTGCCGCTGCGCCATCCCTTGGCCGGCCCGGAACGCCTGGATACCCAAGGATGA
- a CDS encoding phosphatidylserine decarboxylase family protein gives MRKPWCGLAPEGMPFLFLATLATMVFALAEWVVLSLVGLGVVAFILNFFRDPERVVPQEKGVVVAPADGRVVRVAPMPDPVHGTPRMAVCIFMNVFNVHVNRTPVAGVVRQMRYIPGKFFNASLDKASTDNERCIMDLEAEDGSRFTVVQIAGLIARRIVDWVRPGDALPRGVRFGMIRFGSRVDLYLPLDYEPSIQEGERTVAGQTVVARKREPLA, from the coding sequence ATGCGCAAACCTTGGTGTGGCCTTGCCCCGGAAGGGATGCCGTTTCTTTTTCTCGCCACCCTTGCCACCATGGTCTTTGCCCTGGCGGAGTGGGTGGTCCTCAGCCTCGTGGGATTGGGAGTGGTGGCCTTTATCCTCAATTTTTTTCGCGATCCGGAACGGGTGGTGCCCCAGGAAAAGGGCGTCGTCGTGGCGCCGGCCGATGGCCGGGTGGTGCGCGTGGCCCCCATGCCGGACCCGGTGCACGGCACGCCGCGTATGGCGGTGTGCATTTTCATGAACGTCTTCAACGTGCATGTGAACCGGACGCCGGTGGCAGGCGTGGTGCGGCAGATGCGCTACATTCCGGGAAAGTTCTTCAATGCCTCCCTGGATAAGGCCTCCACGGACAACGAGCGCTGCATCATGGATTTGGAAGCTGAGGATGGCAGCCGCTTTACGGTCGTCCAGATCGCAGGCCTCATCGCCCGGCGCATCGTCGATTGGGTGCGGCCTGGGGACGCACTGCCGCGCGGGGTGCGGTTCGGCATGATCCGCTTTGGATCCAGGGTTGACCTTTACCTGCCGCTGGATTATGAGCCCAGCATCCAGGAGGGAGAGCGCACCGTGGCCGGCCAAACGGTGGTTGCCCGCAAGCGCGAACCCCTGGCATGA
- a CDS encoding 23S rRNA (pseudouridine(1915)-N(3))-methyltransferase RlmH, translating into MHPVTVLTIGSVKKPFWQQAVDHYQRCLRSRLRLTLTALSPGRGPRDRCREEEARRILSQITPRHRLLVLHDAGPARTSAEFARLLGGLWDKGLVPCFAVGGPFGLTPQLLDAAWDQVSLGPMTLPHELALVVLLEQLYRASTILAGVAYHY; encoded by the coding sequence ATGCATCCCGTCACGGTCCTCACCATTGGCTCGGTCAAAAAACCCTTCTGGCAGCAGGCGGTAGATCACTACCAACGCTGTCTGCGCTCCCGCCTGCGCCTCACCCTCACCGCCCTTTCCCCGGGACGCGGCCCGCGGGACCGCTGCCGCGAAGAAGAAGCACGCCGTATCCTGAGCCAAATCACGCCCCGCCACCGGCTCCTTGTCCTGCACGATGCCGGGCCAGCGCGCACCTCGGCGGAATTCGCCCGCCTTTTGGGCGGACTCTGGGACAAAGGCCTTGTCCCGTGCTTTGCCGTGGGCGGACCTTTCGGCCTGACGCCGCAGCTGCTTGACGCTGCCTGGGACCAGGTGAGCCTTGGCCCCATGACCCTGCCGCACGAGCTGGCCCTGGTGGTGCTTCTGGAGCAACTCTACCGGGCAAGCACCATTTTGGCAGGGGTGGCCTACCACTACTGA
- a CDS encoding AAA family ATPase: protein MTTEPLRVVCPRCGKEHRVDVSKIPAGATKAQCRACGHRFALADSARPSDAPKGPGPRRIGVCLSKGGVGKTTTAVHLAAGLALAGNRVLLVDTDTQGQDAYSLGVKPKAGLTELVTGELSADEAVVKARENLWLLAGGRSLAGVKRLIDRKDFGGELTLAEALEPVETSYDYVVVDTSPGWDPLTVNVLFYVYEVLTPVSLEVMTLQGLVEFLKSMSAIQKYRSEVALKYILPTFYDKRVKNPDVILKRLQELYGDLVCEPVRYNVRLSECPAYGKTVYEYAPGSHGAQDYRALVRKVTGNPKLFTMGG, encoded by the coding sequence ATGACAACCGAACCCCTGCGCGTGGTGTGTCCGCGGTGTGGCAAGGAACACCGGGTGGATGTGTCCAAGATTCCTGCTGGCGCCACCAAGGCCCAATGCCGTGCCTGCGGCCATCGGTTTGCGCTTGCCGACAGTGCGCGGCCGTCGGATGCCCCCAAGGGACCGGGTCCGCGGCGTATCGGTGTGTGTTTGAGCAAAGGCGGAGTGGGCAAGACCACCACGGCCGTACACCTGGCCGCAGGACTTGCCTTGGCAGGCAATCGGGTCCTTTTGGTGGATACGGACACCCAGGGGCAGGATGCCTATTCGTTGGGGGTCAAGCCCAAGGCTGGGCTCACGGAGCTCGTGACCGGAGAGCTTTCGGCGGACGAGGCGGTGGTCAAGGCGCGGGAGAATCTGTGGCTCCTTGCGGGCGGCCGCTCTCTGGCTGGGGTGAAGCGCCTCATCGACCGCAAGGATTTTGGTGGTGAGCTCACGTTGGCGGAGGCCCTGGAGCCGGTGGAGACGAGCTACGACTACGTGGTGGTAGATACCTCTCCGGGATGGGACCCCTTGACGGTCAATGTGCTCTTTTATGTCTATGAAGTGCTCACCCCGGTGAGCCTGGAAGTCATGACCCTGCAGGGCTTGGTGGAATTCTTGAAGAGCATGAGCGCTATCCAGAAGTACCGCAGCGAAGTGGCGCTCAAGTATATCCTACCCACGTTCTACGATAAGCGCGTCAAGAATCCCGATGTGATCCTCAAGCGTTTGCAAGAGCTCTACGGCGACCTTGTGTGCGAGCCCGTCCGGTACAACGTGCGCCTTTCGGAGTGTCCGGCGTATGGCAAGACCGTGTACGAATACGCGCCGGGTTCCCATGGGGCGCAGGACTACCGGGCCTTGGTGCGCAAGGTGACCGGCAATCCCAAGCTGTTTACCATGGGCGGGTGA
- a CDS encoding glycosyltransferase family 9 protein yields the protein MAQPSVVFQLARFGDILQTGRLMASLPPGAVLVVDRDLAELARLAYPQAQVLELPVHGKRPGAWSLVRRAVATMQSLDPAEVYLLNYSGLSAALAAAFAAERLRGYGGVGGSLRVPPWFSLLIRWSQERRSAGLNLVDAWGLLAREPAAPATVHPPAQPRGRTLGVVLAGQHPRRSLPASVLAAWIGAALSRLGGADVVLLGAPGQERLAAELMAALPAALGRSTRNLVGQTGWRQLWATVAECGLVLSPDTGVAHMAARLGVPVLGAYLASAWVHETGPYGEGHVVLQSVLPCAPCLETAACPTPGACLAPLAQRETIRWIARGEGALPAGVVALQSGMDALGVCYQPVAGEDPTAAGRQAFRAQVAAVWGLGAPGSGGHAWMTEKDWMLPGVVGGLYD from the coding sequence GTGGCGCAGCCCTCGGTGGTCTTCCAGCTCGCCCGGTTCGGCGATATCCTGCAAACCGGGCGCTTGATGGCGAGCCTGCCGCCGGGAGCGGTGCTCGTGGTGGATCGTGACTTGGCAGAGCTCGCCCGCCTTGCGTACCCTCAAGCCCAGGTGCTGGAGCTGCCGGTGCACGGCAAACGCCCCGGAGCATGGTCGTTGGTGCGCCGTGCGGTGGCCACGATGCAGTCTCTCGATCCTGCTGAAGTTTATCTACTCAATTATTCTGGACTTTCTGCGGCCTTGGCCGCGGCCTTTGCTGCGGAGCGCCTGCGCGGTTACGGCGGTGTGGGGGGGAGTCTGCGCGTGCCCCCATGGTTTTCGCTCCTCATTCGCTGGTCCCAGGAGCGCCGAAGCGCTGGCCTCAATCTGGTGGACGCCTGGGGGCTTCTTGCCCGGGAGCCGGCCGCGCCCGCTACGGTCCATCCTCCGGCGCAGCCGCGGGGGCGCACGCTGGGGGTGGTGCTTGCCGGGCAGCATCCACGGCGCTCGCTGCCGGCCTCGGTACTCGCCGCCTGGATCGGCGCGGCCCTGAGCCGCCTTGGCGGGGCGGACGTGGTGCTGCTCGGCGCTCCGGGCCAGGAGCGTTTGGCGGCGGAACTCATGGCCGCGCTGCCTGCGGCCCTTGGCCGCTCCACCCGCAACCTCGTGGGGCAGACCGGTTGGCGGCAGTTGTGGGCGACTGTGGCAGAATGCGGCCTGGTGCTTTCACCGGACACGGGTGTGGCCCATATGGCGGCCCGGTTGGGGGTGCCGGTCTTGGGGGCGTATTTGGCCTCGGCGTGGGTGCATGAGACCGGCCCCTACGGGGAAGGACACGTGGTGCTGCAATCGGTGCTTCCCTGTGCACCGTGCCTGGAGACCGCGGCCTGTCCCACGCCGGGGGCGTGCCTGGCGCCGCTTGCACAGCGGGAGACGATCCGCTGGATTGCCCGGGGCGAGGGGGCGCTGCCTGCGGGTGTCGTGGCCCTGCAAAGCGGCATGGATGCCTTGGGCGTGTGCTACCAGCCGGTGGCTGGAGAAGACCCCACTGCGGCCGGACGTCAGGCATTTCGCGCCCAGGTGGCGGCCGTATGGGGCCTGGGGGCGCCTGGATCAGGAGGCCATGCGTGGATGACGGAAAAAGACTGGATGCTGCCTGGGGTGGTGGGAGGTCTGTATGACTGA
- the gcvH gene encoding glycine cleavage system protein GcvH, producing the protein MIPQDLLYSSSHEWVRLDGDEAIIGITHFAQEQLGDLTFVETPAVGARLTPGGEAGTVESVKAASEIYCPVAGEVVAVNAALESAPELVNRDPYGEGWLFRVRLTQPPQDLLSASAYAEHIAAQAH; encoded by the coding sequence ATGATTCCCCAAGACCTCCTCTACAGTTCCTCCCACGAATGGGTCCGTCTGGACGGTGACGAGGCCATCATCGGCATCACCCATTTTGCCCAAGAGCAGCTCGGCGACCTGACCTTCGTGGAAACCCCGGCCGTGGGCGCACGCCTTACCCCGGGAGGCGAAGCCGGCACCGTGGAATCCGTCAAGGCGGCCAGTGAAATCTACTGCCCCGTGGCCGGCGAAGTCGTGGCCGTCAACGCCGCCCTGGAAAGCGCCCCAGAGCTCGTCAATCGCGACCCCTACGGCGAAGGCTGGCTTTTCCGGGTGCGTCTTACCCAACCGCCTCAGGATCTCCTGTCCGCCAGCGCCTACGCGGAGCACATCGCTGCCCAAGCCCATTAG